The window ATGCGCGATGGAGAGCTGCATGCAGCGCTGCTGCGCCAACTGATCTTTTCCTTCTGCGTGCTGCTGGTGCAGATCCCGCTGGGCATCGGTCTGGCGCTGGCCATGCCGCACAAGGGCTGGAAATCCTCGGCCACGCTGGTGATCCTGGCCATGCCACTGCTCATTCCATGGAACGTGGTAGGCACCATCTGGCAGATCTTCGGGCGTGCTGACATCGGCCTGGGCGGCTATGTGCTCAACCTGCTGGGCATCGACTACAACTATGCCTCCAACCCGCTGGACGCCTGGCTGACGGTGTTGCTCATGGATGTGTGGCACTGGACTCCGCTGGTGGCGCTGCTGGCCTTCGCTGGCTTGCGCTCCATTCCCGATGCCTACTACCAGGCGGCGCAGATCGATGGCGCCAGCCGCTGGGCGGTGTTCCGCTACATCCAGCTGCCCAAGATGCGCGGTGTGCTGGTGATCGCGGTGCTGCTGCGCTTCATGGACAGCTTCATGATCTACACCGAGCCCTTCGTGCTCACCGGTGGCGGCCCCGGCAATTCGACCACCTTCCTGAGCCAGTACCTCACGCAGAAAGCCGTGGGCCAATTCGACCTCGGTCCGGCCGCTGCCTTCTCGCTGATCTACTTCCTCATCATCCTGCTGTTGTCCTTCGTGCTCTACAACTGGATGCAGAGCGCCGGCAACCATGCCAATGCTTCGGGTGGCCAACATGAATAACACTCAAGACAAGAGTCTCACCCGCCTGCTGGTGATGCTGCTCTACATCGCCTTCACGCTGGTGCCGCTGTACTGGCTGCTCAACACGTCGCTCAAGACCAACGAGGAGACCCTGTCGGTCTTCACGCTCTGGCCGAACGCGCCGACGCTGAACAACTACAAGACGATCTTCACCGATCCCTCGTGGTATTCGGGTTATATCAACTCCATCATCTACGTGGCCATGAACACGGTCATGTCGCTGCTGGTCGCCTTGCCCGCCGCCTATGCGTTCTCGCGCTATCGCTTCCTGGGCGACAAGCACATGTTCTTCTGGCTGCTGACCAACCGCATGACGCCGCCGGCGGTCTTCCTGCTGCCGTTCTTCCAGCTCTATTCCACCATTGGGCTGTCGGATACGCACATCGCGGTGGCGCTGGCGCACATGCTCTTCAACGTGCCGCTGGCGGTGTGGATCCTGGAAGGCTTCATGTCGGGCGTGCCGCGCGAGATCGATGAGACGGCCTATATCGATGGCTTCTCCTTCCCGCGTTTCTTCCTGCGCATCTTCCTGCCGCTGATCAAGTCGGGCGTGGGCGTGACGGCCTTCTTCTGCTTCATGTTCAGCTGGGTGGAATTGCTGCTGGCGCGCACGCTCACCTCGGTCAACGCCAAGCCCATCAGCGCCATCATGACCCGCACCGCGTCGGCGGCGGGGATGGACTGGGGCATCCTGGCGGCCGCTGGTGTGCTGACGATTGTTCCGGGCGCCCTGGTGATCTGGTTCGTGCGCAACCACATCGCCAAGGGCTTCGCAATGGGGAGAGTGTGATCATGGGAAATGCATTGTCGTGGATGTCGTGGACGCCGCCTGTTGCGATCTTCTTCGTGTGCGTGGTATTGATGCTGGTGGGCATGACGGTGTGGGAAATCCGCTCGCCGACCATCGAGCGCAAGGGCTTCCTGCCCATGCGCACGACCCGGGGCGACCGCTTGTTCATCGGTCTTCTGACCGCGGCCTATATCAACCTGGCCTGGGTGGGATTGACCGACAAGGACCAGTGGTATGCAGTCGCGCTGGGTTTTGTGGCGCTGGTGCTGATCATGCGCAAGGGCTGATTGGATGTCATGACTACCGTTCGTCCTGAGTAGCGGCAAAGCCGCGTATCGAAGCCTGTCCTGAGCCTGTCGAAGGGGCGCTCCTGATTCTGAGCGTCCCTTAGACAGGCGCAGGAGCGCCTTCGATACGGCCCTTACGGGCCTACTCAGTCCCAACGGTTCGTGGTGAGCTGGAAAACGGTTTTTATAGCAGCAGGCAACAGATCTGTACTAGAACGGACGTCCGGGGATTCTCCTTCCCTACCCGGCACGCCAATTCAGGGGAAGGTGACGAGGAGACATGATGCAGAACATGCGGAAAATCAAACTGACCGTGCTGGCCGCCGCCATGGTGATGGCAGGCGTGGCCGGCAATGCCTGGGCCGATATCAAGGCGGCCGAAAAGTGGGTGGATTCCGAATTCCAGCCCAGCACGCTGTCGCGTCCACAGCAGGTCAGCGAGATGCAATGGTTCATCGACGCGGCCGCCAAGCTCAAGGCCAAGGGCGTCAAGGAAATCCACGTGGTCTCGGAGACCCTGGACACCCACGCCTATGAATCCAAGACCCTGGCCAAGGCCTTTGAGGAAATCACCGGCATCAAGGTCATCCACGATGTGATCCAGGAAGGCGACGTGGTCGAGAAGATGCAGACCTCGCTGCAATCGGGCAAGTCCATCTATGACGGCTGGGTCAACGACTCCGACCTGATCGGCACCCACTACCGCAACGGCCAGACCGTGGTGCTGACCGACTACATGGCCGGCCCCGGCAAGGAATACACCAACCCCGGCCTGGACCTGAAGGACTTCATCGGCACCAGCTTCACCACCGCGCCCGATGGCAAGCTCTACCAGCTGCCCGACCAGCAGTTCGCCAACCTGTACTGGTTCCGCGCCGACTGGTTCGCGCGCAAGGATTTGCAGGAGAAGTTCAAGGCCAAGTATGGCTATGAACTGGGCGTGCCGCAGAACTGGTCGGCCTATGAAGACATCGCGGCCTTCTTCACCAATGACGTGAAGGAACTCGATGGCAAGAAGATCTACGGCCACATGGACTACGGCAAGAAGGACCCGTCGCTGGGCTGGCGCTTCACCGACGCCTGGCTGTCGATGGCCGGCGCGGCCGACAAGGGCTTGCCCAATGGCTTGCCGGTGGACGAGTGGGGTATCCGCGTCGCCGATGACAAGTGCACCCCGGTGGGTGCGTCGGTCGCCCGTGGCGGCGCCACCAACTCGCCGGCGGCGGTCTATGCGCTGACCAAGTACCTGGACTGGATGAAGAAGTACGCGCCGCCTGAAGCGCTGGGCATGACCTTCTCCGAGGCCGGCCCGGTGCCTGCGCAAGGTCATATCGCGCAACAGATCTTCTGGTACAGCGCCTTCACCGCCAGCATGACCAAGCAAGGCCTGCCGGTGGTCAACGCCGACGGCTCGCCCAAGTGGCGCATGGCTCCTGGCCCGCACGGCCCGTACTGGAAGGATGGCATGCAGAACGGCTACCAGGACGTCGGTTCGTGGACCTTCCTGAAGAGCACGCCGCCGGACCAGATGGCGGCGGCCTGGCTGTATGCGCAGTTCACGACCTCCAAGACCGTCTCGCTGAAGAAGTCCATCGTCGGCGTGACCTTCATCCGTGACTCCGACATCCGTTCCGACTACTTCACCAAGAACGCGGCCAAGTACGGTGGCTTGATCGAGTTCTACCGCAGCCCGGCGCGGGTGGCGTGGACCCCGACGGGCACCAACGTGCCTGACTATCC is drawn from Herbaspirillum seropedicae and contains these coding sequences:
- a CDS encoding ABC transporter substrate-binding protein; translated protein: MMQNMRKIKLTVLAAAMVMAGVAGNAWADIKAAEKWVDSEFQPSTLSRPQQVSEMQWFIDAAAKLKAKGVKEIHVVSETLDTHAYESKTLAKAFEEITGIKVIHDVIQEGDVVEKMQTSLQSGKSIYDGWVNDSDLIGTHYRNGQTVVLTDYMAGPGKEYTNPGLDLKDFIGTSFTTAPDGKLYQLPDQQFANLYWFRADWFARKDLQEKFKAKYGYELGVPQNWSAYEDIAAFFTNDVKELDGKKIYGHMDYGKKDPSLGWRFTDAWLSMAGAADKGLPNGLPVDEWGIRVADDKCTPVGASVARGGATNSPAAVYALTKYLDWMKKYAPPEALGMTFSEAGPVPAQGHIAQQIFWYSAFTASMTKQGLPVVNADGSPKWRMAPGPHGPYWKDGMQNGYQDVGSWTFLKSTPPDQMAAAWLYAQFTTSKTVSLKKSIVGVTFIRDSDIRSDYFTKNAAKYGGLIEFYRSPARVAWTPTGTNVPDYPKMAQIWWKNISSAISGEKTPQGAMDNLADEMDGIMARLQRAGMKQCAPKLNPKKDPATWLSDKGAPWAKLANEKPKGETIPYDKLLQAWKDGRVR
- a CDS encoding DUF2160 domain-containing protein, translating into MGNALSWMSWTPPVAIFFVCVVLMLVGMTVWEIRSPTIERKGFLPMRTTRGDRLFIGLLTAAYINLAWVGLTDKDQWYAVALGFVALVLIMRKG
- a CDS encoding carbohydrate ABC transporter permease, encoding MNNTQDKSLTRLLVMLLYIAFTLVPLYWLLNTSLKTNEETLSVFTLWPNAPTLNNYKTIFTDPSWYSGYINSIIYVAMNTVMSLLVALPAAYAFSRYRFLGDKHMFFWLLTNRMTPPAVFLLPFFQLYSTIGLSDTHIAVALAHMLFNVPLAVWILEGFMSGVPREIDETAYIDGFSFPRFFLRIFLPLIKSGVGVTAFFCFMFSWVELLLARTLTSVNAKPISAIMTRTASAAGMDWGILAAAGVLTIVPGALVIWFVRNHIAKGFAMGRV
- a CDS encoding carbohydrate ABC transporter permease — its product is MNKPYNNKAWFFILPVFLTVAFSAIIPLMTVVNYSVQDIISPEQKVFVGLDWFREVMRDGELHAALLRQLIFSFCVLLVQIPLGIGLALAMPHKGWKSSATLVILAMPLLIPWNVVGTIWQIFGRADIGLGGYVLNLLGIDYNYASNPLDAWLTVLLMDVWHWTPLVALLAFAGLRSIPDAYYQAAQIDGASRWAVFRYIQLPKMRGVLVIAVLLRFMDSFMIYTEPFVLTGGGPGNSTTFLSQYLTQKAVGQFDLGPAAAFSLIYFLIILLLSFVLYNWMQSAGNHANASGGQHE